In the Ipomoea triloba cultivar NCNSP0323 chromosome 6, ASM357664v1 genome, one interval contains:
- the LOC116022294 gene encoding RRP12-like protein, with protein sequence MEGSDMEFVPAETLDSKADDFCAAVLSQFSDSGNESHVHICTAIGAMSQELKDQNLPLTPITYFGATCSSLQRVSTAEAEDPQPHLVDALSTILSLVIDKISRAALLKKFDYTSNLLARILRQKTTGVQGILSCLKGVSYLLLVREKANWADVAELYGFLVGFVADDRPKVRKQSHICLREVLQKFQMSPMLTALLVPASEAIGNVFERSLLLAGGSNASAPEGPKGAQEVLYILDALKICLPFMSVKSSVSILKYFKSLLELRQPLVTRRITDGINALCIHPTGEVSPEVLLDLLCSLATSISAHESSADSMTFTSRLLDVGMKRIYSLNRQICVVKLPVVFSALSDVLVSEHEEALVAAKEAFKNLINTCIDENLIKQGVDQVMSSNEGTRKSAPTIIEKVCATIESLLDYQYAAVWDISFQIVSTMFDKLGQYSSYFLKGALKNLAEIQKLPDEDFPFRKQLHECVGSAIGAMGPEAFLSILPLNLDSRDLSEANLWLFPILKHYIVGAHLSFFTKTIMSIIAAMKQRSAVFEQEGKIISARTIDGIVYSLWSLLPSFCNYPLDTADSFKALEKVLSKALREEPDVHGIICSGLHILIEQNKSIVEGKEDLSNSGMSIHKEQAIARYNSQVAADNLNALRVSARELLSVLSGAFLKSSKDTIGPLQTVIGELASISDKEVVTRFFKSTMQKLLKVTQEAGRTGSRDNNAMQVDNSSGEESLSSVRAQLFDLAVSLLPGLDSKEIDLLFIAIEPALKDTEGLVQKRAYKVLSIMLQKSDEFTSRRLDELLNLMFEALPSCHFSAKRHRLDCLYFLIAHISKDNSVQRRSDLVASFLTEILLALKEANKRTRNRAYDILVQIGHACADEERGGKKEHLEQFFNMVAGGLAGETPHMISAAMKGLARLAYEFTDLVAASYNVLPSAFLLLRRKNKEIIKANLGLLKVLVAKSQAEGLQAHLRGMVEGLLNWQDSTKNHFKAKIKLLLEMLVKKCGLDAVKEVMPEEHMKLLTNIRKIKERREKKFNDNSSEESKSRMSKATTSRLSQWNHTKVFSDFGDDETEDSEAECMDTKTISGRQSRADAHSLRSKKTRKSSRSLQEDLFDQLDDEPLDLLDQQKTRLALRSSGNNKRKAESDDEMEIDAEGHLIIREEDGKPKRKKSLDSEADARSEAGSRSSMNSRKTQAQKRRKTSDAGWAYTGNEYSSKKASGDVKRKGKLEPYAYWPLDRKMMSRRPEQRAAARKGMSSVVKMTKKLEGKSVANALKMKGAKGSKKKVK encoded by the exons ATGGAGGGCTCTGATATGGAATTTGTACCGGCAGAAACCCTAGACTCCAAAGCCGATGACTTCTGCGCTGCCGTGTTATCCCAATTCAGCGATTCCGGCAACGAGTCTCACGTCCACATATGCACCGCCATCGGCGCAATGTCACAGGAGCTAAAAGATCAAAACTTGCCACTCACCCCCATAACCTACTTCGGCGCTACTTGCTCATCCCTTCAGCGCGTCTCCACCGCCGAAGCCGAGGACCCCCAGCCTCACCTCGTTGACGCTCTCTCCACCATTCTCTCACTCGTCATTGATAAAATCAGCAGAGCCGCGCTGCTAAAGAAATTCGATTATACTTCGAATCTCCTCGCCCGGATTCTCCGACAGAAAACCACTGGTGTTCAGGGGATTCTCTCGTGTTTGAAGGGCGTTTCGTATCTCTTGCTTGTTAGAGAAAAGGCCAACTGGGCGGATGTAGCTGAGCTCTATGGTTTTCTTGTTGGTTTTGTGGCGGATGATCGACCAAAA GTGAGGAAACAGTCTCACATTTGTCTTCGAGAGGTCCTACAAAAGTTTCAGATGTCACCTATGCTCACAGCTTTATTGGTACCTGCAAGTGAAGCTATTGGTAATGTCTTTGAAAGGTCTCTCCTACTTGCTGGAGGATCAAATGCAAGTGCTCCGGAGGGCCCGAAAGGAGCTCAGGAAGTTCTGTACATTCTTGATGCACTCAAAATTTGTCTCCCATTTATGTCCGTGAAGTCGTCAGTGAGCATTTTGAAATACTTCAAATCTCTATTGGAATTGCGTCAACCTCTTGTTACCAGGCGTATAACAGATGGCATTAATGCCCTCTGTATCCACCCAACTGGAGAAGTTTCCCCGGAAGTGCTTCTTGATCTGTTATGCTCATTAGCCACATCAATTTCTGCACATGAGTCATCAGCTGATAGCATGACATTTACTTCTCGCTTGCTAGATGTTGGGATGAAAAGAATATATTCCCTAAATAGACAAATTTGCGTGGTTAAGCTCCCAGTGGTATTCAGCGCACTTAGTG ATGTTTTGGTTTCTGAACATGAGGAAGCATTGGTAGCTGCAAAGGAAGCTTTCAAGAACTTAATAAACACATGCATTGATGAAAACCTGATCAAACAAGGTGTGGATCAGGTTATGAGTTCTAATGAGGGAACAAGGAAATCAGCCccaacaattattgaaaaagtaTGCGCAACAATTGAAAGCTTGCTTGATTATCAATATGCGGCAGTCTGGGATATTTCGTTTCAAATTGTTTCAACAATGTTTGACAAACTAG GTCAATATTCTTCTTACTTCTTGAAAGGAGCACTTAAGAATTTGGCCGAGATACAAAAGTTACCTGATGAAGATTTTCCATTTCGCAAACAG CTACATGAATGTGTGGGATCGGCTATTGGTGCAATGGGACCTGAAGCTTTTTTAAGTATTCTTCCTCTGAATTTGGACTCTCGGGATTTATCCGAGGCCAATCTGTGGCTGTTTCCGATCCTGAAACATTACATTGTTGGTGCTCATTTAAGTTTCTTTACCAAGACAATTATGTCAATTATTGCAGCTATGAAGCAGCGATCTGCAGTG TTTGAGCAAGAAGGAAAGATCATCTCTGCGAGGACTATTGACGGCATCGTATACTCTTTATGGTCATTGTTACCCTCATTTTGCAACTATCCTTTAGACACTGCTGATAGCTTCAAGGCCTTGGAGAAGGTGCTAAGTAAAGCTTTACGTGAAGAGCCTGATGTTCATGGTATAATATGCTCCGGTTTGCATATTCTCATTGAACAGAACAAGAGCATTGTGGAAGGAAAAGAGGATCTGTCTAACAGTGGGATGAGCATTCACAAGGAGCAAGCAATTGCTCGTTACAACTCACAAGTTGCAGCTGATAATTTGAATGCATTAAGGGTCTCTGCTCGTGAATTATTATCTGTTCTTTCTGGAGCCTTCTTGAAATCTTCGAAAGACACGATTGGACCTCTGCAG ACGGTTATTGGTGAGCTGGCTTCCATTTCGGATAAAGAGGTAGTCACAAGGTTCTTCAAGAGTACTATGCAAAAACTTTTGAAGGTGACACAAGAGGCTGGTAGAACAGGCTCAAGAGATAACAATGCAATGCAAGTGGATAACTCTTCTGGCGAAGAATCATTGTCGTCAGTGAG GGCTCAGCTATTTGATCTGGCAGTTTCACTTTTGCCTGGCTTAGACTCCAAGGAAATTGATCTCTTGTTCATCGCAATAGAACCTGCATTGAAG GATACTGAAGGATTGGTTCAGAAAAGGGCATACAAAGTTCTTTCAATCATGCTCCAA AAATCTGACGAGTTTACTTCAAGGAGGCTTGATGAGTTGCTTAATTTGATGTTTGAAGCACTGCCATCATGCCATTTTTCTGCCAAGCGTCATAGACTTGACTGCCTGTATTTCTTGATTGCCCATATTTCCAAG GATAACTCAGTACAGAGGAGGAGTGACCTTGTTGCTTCGTTTTTAACCGAAATTCTACTTGCCTTAAAAGAG GCTAACAAAAGGACGCGGAACAGGGCATATGATATTCTGGTCCAGATTGGCCATGCTTGTGCCGATGAAGAGAGAGGTGGCAAAAAGGAGCACTTAGAGCAGTTTTTTAACATG GTCGCTGGTGGCCTTGCTGGGGAGACCCCTCACATGATTAGTGCGGCAATGAAAGGTTTAGCTCGGTTGGCCTATGAATTCACTGATCTTGTCGCTGCTTCGTACAATGTCCTTCCATCTGCATTTCTCCTTCTTAGGAGAAAGAACAAAGAAATAATTAAG GCTAATTTAGGGCTCTTGAAGGTCTTAGTGGCCAAATCACAAGCGGAAGGATTGCAGGCTCATTTAAGAGGCATGGTGGAAGGCCTCCTAAATTGGCAAGATAGTACTAAGAACCATTTTAAAGCTAAG ATTAAGCTGCTACTTGAAATGCTCGTCAAGAAGTGTGGCCTGGATGCTGTAAAGGAAGTGATGCCCGAGGAGCACATGAAGCTCCTCACTAACATAAGAAAG ATTAAGGAGAGGAGAGAAAAGAAGTTCAATGACAACTCTTCGGAGGAAAGTAAATCTCGCATGTCAAAAGCAACAACatccag GCTTAGTCAATGGAATCATACAAAAGTTTTTTCTGATTTTGGTGATGATGAAACTGAGGATAGTGAAGCAGAGTGTATGGATacgaagaccatttctggccgACAAAGTAGGGCCGATGCACATTCATTACG GTCTAAGAAAACGCGTAAATCATCCAGGAGCTTGCAAGAGGATTTGTTTGATCAATTAGACGATGAGCCACTCGACTTACTTGACCAACAGAAGACGAGGTTAGCTCTTAGATCCTCTGGAAATAACAAGCGCAAGGCAGAATCTGACGATGAGATGGAGATAGATGCCGAGGGGCATCTTATCATTCGTGAGGAAGATGGGAAGCCAAAAAGAAAGAAGTCGCTTGACAGCGAGGCAGATGCAAGAAGTGAAGCTGGCAGTCGCTCGTCAATGAACTCAAGAAAAACCCAAGCGCAGAAGCGAAGGAAAACATCAGATGCTGGATGGGCTTACACAGGAAACGAATACTCAAGCAAGAAAGCAAGTGGCGACGTGAAACGCAAGGGAAAACTCGAGCCATACGCCTACTGGCCCCTTGACCGCAAGATGATGAGCCGCAGGCCAGAACAACGCGCTGCTGCAAGAAAAGGCATGTCGAGTGTGGTGAAGATGACGAAGAAGTTGGAGGGGAAGAGCGTTGCTAACGCACTTAAAATGAAAGGAGCAAAAGGAAGCAAAAAGAAAGTTAAATAA
- the LOC116022145 gene encoding lysine-specific demethylase JMJ25-like yields the protein MIKEVQSIPRMRSTSEIGRKRRIVLDSEDDEPERNFVRFPQQPEASVKRGNEASPEPPKKCRTVSISERLVEDSFSFHELECTEVPVMKLDSGRRIKTPVNRSMVRNKCESSFGTSASNFSSINSDPSCCDEPQYGYEGGEEDAEEEGYSLESSLRNKRRLFTQDDEIHNKRNSYKITPSKEKSVKRKPIRKKISCEEQNELENDQKSTTKRYIQPTEVAAHLQQKKPKKNSDYCTRASKNNEISKDEIMMDKVDDGSEEEWGGCKDNSRSSLVRQSMLKTQDIESLSTNRMPTRRAAASYKKYNLDHDFYVGDWDDEDDDEDLVLTTKTMSLNNGSHIMITAESDDSNALRLSETLNGTRIKKDYSRKLSTSSSSPSSSLSDSTVSKSSKDSMDVSKTMKVNEVRAVQSAQLAMCHQCQRRDRRIVVPCKKCEKNFYCIRCIKQWYPQLLEEEVSEICPFCRGNCNCNKCLHLSGFIRTSRRDLTDGEKLQHLHYLVDKLLPFLEQIHVEQIQEIEAESVIQGVSSSSIEVKESICYNDERVYCNQCSTSIVDLHRSCPGCSYELCLRCCQEIREGKFPGCPVREIFKYKNKGYDYIHGGDPQPEFVDEEKSWDQNEPVNQWTANSDGSITCAPEEMGGCGSHVLELKCLLPEGWISTLEARAKNRLSQFDSVKTTCWPVDIKNDPEKLCRSASRIGSNDNCLYCPTARDALKEEELFHFRSHWARGEPVIVRDVLEQTSGLSWEPMVMWRALCENTNSNISSKMSEVKAIDCLAGCEVEISTRKFFKGYTDGRTYANFWPEMLKLKDWPPSDKFENLLPRHCDEFISALPFQEYTDLRDGILNLGVKLPAGVIKPDLGPKTYIAYGLKEELGRGDSVTKLHCDMSDAVNILTHTAEVALSGEQRSTIERLKEKHMLQDEKERLERGDCKVSDWDNEAHTRTGDVSCNMIPRSFPSEELTDGTGSALWDIFRREDVPKLNEYLIKHSKEFRHTYCCPVEKVFHPIHDQSFYLTLEHKRKLKEEFGIEPWTFEQRLGEAVFIPAGCPHQVRNLKSCTKVAADFISPENIKECIQLTEEFRTLPVNHKAREDKLEIKKMILHAINQAVEELETLTSSK from the exons ATGATTAAGGAAGTGCAAAGCATTCCGAGAATGAGAAGCACTTCTGAGATTGGTAGGAAGAGACGGATTGTTCTAGACTCTGAAGATGATGAACCCGAGCGCAATTTTGTGAGATTCCCCCAACAGCCTGAAGCATCAGTCAAGAGAGGGAATGAGGCCTCCCCAGAACCCCCCAAAAAATGCAGGACTGTTTCAATTAGCGAAAGACTTGTTGAAGATAGTTTTTCATTTCATGAATTGGAATGCACTGAAGTACCAGTGATGAAGTTAGATTCAGGGCGAAGAATAAAAACACCAGTAAATAGAAGCATGGTGAGGAACAAGTGTGAAAGTTCATTTGGCACAAGTGCCTCCAATTTTTCTAGCATTAATTCAGATCCTAGTTGTTGTGATGAACCACAGTATGGTTATGAAGGAGGAGAGGAGGACGCAGAGGAAGAAGGGTACAGTCTAGAATCTTCATTAAGAAATAAACGGAGACTGTTCACTCAAGATGATGAAATTCATAATAAGAGAAACTCTTATAAGATAACTCCCAGTAAGGAAAagagtgtaaaaagaaaacctATTAGAAAGAAAATAAGTTGTGAAGAGCAAAATGAGTTGGAGAATGATCAGAAGTCAACGACTAAAAGATACATCCAGCCAACAGAAGTAGCTGCGCATTTGCAACAAAagaaacctaaaaaaaattcaGATTATTGCACCAGAGCTTCAAAGAATAATGAGATTTCTAAAGATGAAATTATGATGGACAAGGTGGATGATGGAAGTGAAGAGGAGTGGGGTGGATGCAAGGACAACTCGAGATCATCACTTGTTAGACAAAGCATGCTGAAAACTCAAGACATTGAAAGCTTAAGCACTAACAGAATGCCAACAAGACGTGCTGCTGCAtcatacaaaaaatataatcttGATCATGATTTTTATGTTGGTGATTGGGATGATGAAGATGACGATGAAGATTTGGTGCTGACAACAAAGACAATGAGTCTAAATAATGGTTCACATATTATGATTACAGCAGAAAGTGATGATTCAAATGCTTTGCGCTTGAGTGAAACCCTAAATGGCACAAGAATAAAGAAAGATTACTCTAGGAAACTATCTACTAGTTCTTCATCTCCATCATCTTCCTTGTCCGATTCGACAGTTTCAAAAAGTAGTAAGGACAGTATGGATGTATCTAAAACTATGAAG GTTAATGAGGTAAGGGCTGTACAGTCTGCACAATTGGCAATGTGTCATCAATGTCAAAGGAGAGATCGAAGAATAGTTGTTCCTTGCAAAAAGTGTGAAAAGAACTTTTACTGCATTCGGTGCATCAAGCAATG GTATCCCCAGCTGTTAGAGGAAGAAGTTTCAGAGATTTGCCCCTTCTGTCGTGGGAATTGCAATTGCAACAAGTGTTTACACTTGAGTGGCTTCATCAGG ACCTCAAGAAGAGATCTCACAGATGGTGAAAAACTTCAGCATCTTCACTATTTAGTCGATAAACTTCTCCCCTTCCTTGAACAAATTCATGTAGAACAAATTCAGGAGATAGAAGCAGAATCTGTTATTCAAG GtgtatcttcatcttcaattgaGGTCAAAGAATCAATATGTTACAATGATGAGAGAGTCTATTg CAATCAATGTTCAACTTCAATTGTGGATCTTCACCGAAGTTGCCCTGGCTGCTCATATGAGCTCTGTCTGCGCTGTTGTCAGGAGATTCGTGAAGGCAAGTTTCCAGGATGTCCAGTAAGagaaattttcaaatataaaaataaaggatATGATTACATTCATGGCGGTGATCCACAACCAGAATTTGTTGACGAGGAAAAGTCATGGGATCAGAATGAACCAGTGAATCAATGGACTGCCAATAGTGATGGCAGTATCACATGTGCTCCTGAAGAAATGGGTGGATGTGGAAGTCATGTCTTAGAGCTCAAGTGTCTCCTTCCAGAAGGATGGATCTCAACTTTGGAAGCAAGAGCAAAAAATAGATTGAGCCAATTTGATAGTGTCAAGACAACTTGTTGGCCAGTTGATATCAAGAATGACCCTGAAAAGTTATGTAGATCAGCATCTAGAATAGGTTCTAATGACAACTGCTTGTATTGTCCTACTGCGAGGGATGCTTTGAAGGAGGAAGAGCTTTTTCACTTTCGGAGTCATTGGGCTAGGGGTGAACCAGTGATTGTTCGAGATGTTCTTGAGCAGACTTCTGGTCTAAGTTGGGAACCAATGGTTATGTGGCGTGCCTTGTGCGAGAACACAAATTCAAATATCAGTTCAAAAATGTCAGAAGTTAAAGCTATTGATTGCTTGGCTGGTTGTGAG GTTGAGATTAGTACGCGAAAATTTTTCAAAGGCTATACAGATGGGAGAACATATGCAAATTTCTGGCCAGAGATGCTCAAACTTAAAGATTGGCCACCATCtgataaatttgaaaatctctTACCCCGCCACTGTGACGAGTTTATTAGTGCATTGCCATTCCAGGAATACACTGATCTAAGGGATGGAATTCTTAATCTTGGTGTAAAGTTGCCGGCAGGTGTCATAAAACCTGATTTAGGTCCCAAGACGTACATAGCGTATGGGCTTAAAGAGGAACTTGGAAGAGGGGACTCTGTAACTAAGCTTCATTGTGATATGTCAGATGCG GTAAACATTTTGACGCACACAGCAGAAGTAGCTTTAAGTGGTGAACAGAGGTCTACAATTGAGAGATTGAAAGAAAAGCACATGCTTCAAGATGAAAAGGAGCGCCTTGAGCGAGGGGATTGCAAGGTTTCAGATTGGGACAACGAGGCACACACCAGAACAGGGGACGTGTCTTGCAACATGATTCCAAGAAGTTTTCCATCAGAGGAGCTAACAGATGGTACAGGCAGTGCCCTTTGGGATATATTTCGAAGGGAGGATGTGCCAAAGTTAAATGAGTATCTTATAAAGCATTCAAAAGAATTTAGACACACTTACTGTTGTCCAGTTGAAAAG GTTTTTCATCCAATTCATGACCAAAGCTTCTATTTAACTTTAGAACACAAAAGAAAACTCAAGGAAGAGTTTG GAATAGAACCTTGGACATTTGAACAGAGACTTGGAGAGGCTGTTTTCATTCCTGCAGGCTGCCCTCACCAAGTTCGAAATCTTAAG TCATGTACAAAAGTTGCGGCAGACTTCATTTCTCCTGAAAACATCAAAGAGTGCATCCAACTTACAGAAGAATTCAGGACACTACCAGTCAACCACAAGGCCAGGGAAGACAAACTAGAG ATAAAGAAAATGATCCTTCATGCTATCAACCAAGCAGTAGAAGAATTGGAAACATTGACATCATCCAAGTGA
- the LOC116021738 gene encoding uncharacterized protein LOC116021738, with product MDISPVSPLARPSPRQNSEAPPPPTNKRPDPPSSPQVPRREEYEPYDPLATRSIGEAMALRPYKPQYIDSISCGVQEMVPAARRLWMDCSSMNAFTSHLVGDTMHVTMQAIALRERVQETSREYAQS from the exons ATGGATATTTCTCCAGTTTCACCTCTTGCCCGCCCATCGCCCCGTCAGAACTCTGAAGCACCTCCACCTCCTACCAATAAGAGACCTGATCCGCCATCATCACCACAAGTGCCGAGGCGTGAGGAATATGAACCATATGATCCGCTTGCTACCAGATCCATTGGTGAGGCTATGGCTTTACGTCCCTACAAACCTCAGTACATAGACTCCATCTCTTGTGGTGTACAAGAGATGGTGCCGGCGGCTAGGCGGTTATGGATGGATTGCAGCTCCATGAATGCCTTCACCTCGCACTTAGTGGGTGATACCATGCAT gtgACCATGCAAGCTATCGCGTTGCGAGAACGTGTGCAAGAAACCTCTCGAGAATACGCCCAGTCATAG
- the LOC116022146 gene encoding probable flavin-containing monooxygenase 1, with protein sequence MAAVHCKIGIIGAGISGLAAAKQLSEHEPVVFEATDCIGGVWKHCSFRSTKLQTPRCDFEFSDFPWTQRDNSSFPTYQEILDYLHSYATHFDILKFVKFNSKVVEIRFVADREATGFGGDNGEYGSMLPGHPVWEVAVRTSQSETLQWYTFECLVVCTGKYGDVPNIPSFPHNKGPEVFQGKVLHTLDYSKLDKEECTQLLKGKKTVVFGYKKSAIDLAVECAEANQGTDGQACTMVIRTLHWTVPHYSIWGLPFYLFFSTRSSQFLYERPKQGLARTLLCHLLSPLRRGVSKTIESYLSWKLPLDKYGLRPDHPFVEDYASCQMAILPENFFQEADKGKIQFKRASSKWWFWEGGVEFEDGTKLEADVVILATGFDGKKKLKTILPDPFRSLLEFPASGTMPLYKGTINPLIPNMAFVGFIESVSNLHTAEIRCKWLSRLVDGHFKVPRVEKMVEQTQEEVEIMKRSTRFYKRSCISTFSINHSDEICEEMGWESWRKKTWLSEAFSPYNSQDYTEEN encoded by the exons ATGGCGGCGGTTCATTGCAAGATTGGTATAATCGGGGCCGGGATAAGCGGTTTAGCGGCGGCTAAGCAGCTTTCCGAGCACGAGCCGGTGGTTTTCGAAGCCACGGACTGTATCGGAGGGGTGTGGAAGCACTGCTCTTTCCGGTCCACTAAGCTGCAGACCCCTCGCTGCGACTTCGAGTTCTCGGATTTTCCTTGGACACAAAGGGATAATTCCAGTTTCCCTACGTACCAGGAAATTCTGGATTACTTGCATTCCTATGCTACTCACtttgatattttgaaatttgtcaAGTTCAACTCTAAGGTTGTGGAAATCCGGTTCGTCGCAGACCGGGAAGCCACCGGTTTTGGTGGTGACAACGGAGAATATGGAAGCATGTTGCCCGGCCATCCGGTTTGGGAAGTTGCCGTGCGGACCAGCCAGTCCGAAACCCTGCAg TGGTATACTTTTGAGTGTTTGGTGGTGTGCACCGGAAAATATGGTGATGTGCCAAACATACCAAGTTTCCCTCACAACAAGGGGCCTGAAGTGTTTCAAGGAAAAGTGTTGCATACACTTGATTACTCTAAGCTAGACAAGGAGGAATGTACCCAGCTTCTCAAAGGGAAGAAAACTGTAGTGTTTGGATACAAGAAATCAGCAATTGATCTTGCTGTTGAATGTGCAGAAGCTAACCAAG GAACTGATGGGCAAGCATGCACTATGGTGATAAGGACCCTGCACTGGACTGTTCCACACTACTCCATTTGGGGTTTGCCATTTTACTTGTTCTTTTCAACCAGGTCTTCCCAGTTCCTGTATGAACGACCCAAACAAGGCCTCGCTAGGACCCTTCTCTGTCATCTTCTCTCTCCTTTG AGAAGAGGAGTTTCTAAGACTATTGAGTCATATCTATCATGGAAGCTCCCACTTGACAAGTACGGTTTGAGACCAGACCACCCCTTTGTGGAAGACTACGCATCTTGCCAAATGGCAATCTTGCCGGAAAATTTCTTTCAGGAGGCCGATAAGGGGAAAATCCAGTTCAAAAGAGCCTCCTCAAAGTGGTGGTTCTGGGAAGGCGGAGTTGAATTCGAAGACGGCACAAAGCTAGAAGCCGACGTCGTGATTCTCGCCACCGGTTTCGACGGCAAGAAGAAACTCAAAACTATCCTCCCAGACCCCTTTCGCAGCCTGCTCGAATTCCCGGCGTCCGGCACGATGCCCTTATACAAGGGAACGATTAATCCTCTGATTCCCAACATGGCGTTCGTGGGGTTCATCGAGAGCGTCTCCAATCTCCACACGGCGGAGATTCGCTGCAAGTGGCTGTCGCGCCTCGTGGACGGCCACTTTAAGGTTCCGAgggtggagaaaatggtggagcAAACACAGGAGGAAGTGGAAATCATGAAGAGAAGTACGAGGTTTTACAAGAGGAGTTGCATTTCCACTTTTAGCATTAACCACAGCGATGAAATCTGTGAAGAAATGGGGTGGGAATCGTGGCGGAAGAAGACATGGTTGTCTGAAGCTTTTAGCCCCTACAACAGCCAAGATTATACAGAGGAGAATTGA
- the LOC116021557 gene encoding probable flavin-containing monooxygenase 1 produces the protein MAAVHCKIGIIGAGISGLAAAKQLSEHEPVVFEATDCIGGVWKHCSFRSTKLQTPRCDYEFSDFPWTQRDNSTFPTYQEILDYLHSYATHFDILKFVKFNSKVVETRFIGHRESTGSGADNNGEYGSLLPGHPVWEVAVQTNQSETLQWYSFECLVVCTGKYGDVPNTISFPHNKGPQVFEGKVLHSLDYCKLDKEESTQLLKGKKVVVFGYKKSAIDLAVECAEANQGTDGQACTMVIRTLHWTVPHYSVWGLPFYLFFSTRSSQFLYERPKQGLARTLLCHLLSPLRWGVSKTIESYLSWKLPLDKYGLRPDHPFVEDYASCQMAILPENFFQEAEKGKIQFKKASSKWWFWEGGVEFEDGTKLEADVVILATGFDGKKKLKTILPDPFRSLLEFPASGLMPLYKGTINPLIPNMAFVGFIESVSNLHTAEIRCKWLSRLVDGHFKLPRVEKMVEQTQEEVEIMKRSTRFYKRSCISTFSINHSDEICEEMGWESWRKKTWLSEAFSPYNSQDYTEEK, from the exons ATGGCGGCGGTTCATTGCAAGATTGGAATAATCGGAGCCGGGATAAGCGGTTTAGCGGCAGCTAAGCAGCTTTCCGAGCACGAACCGGTGGTTTTCGAAGCCACCGACTGCATCGGAGGGGTGTGGAAGCACTGCTCTTTCCGGTCCACTAAGCTCCAGACCCCTCGCTGCGACTACGAGTTCTCTGATTTTCCTTGGACCCAAAGGGATAACTCCACTTTCCCGACCTACCAGGAAATTCTCGACTACTTGCATTCCTATGCCACGCACTTTGACATCTTGAAATTTGTCAAGTTCAACTCTAAAGTTGTGGAAACCCGGTTCATCGGCCACCGGGAATCCACCGGCTCCGGTGCTGACAACAACGGAGAATATGGAAGCTTGTTGCCCGGCCATCCGGTTTGGGAAGTTGCTGTACAAACCAACCAGTCCGAAACCCTACAG TGGTATAGTTTTGAGTGTTTGGTGGTGTGCACGGGAAAATATGGCGATGTGCCAAACACAATAAGTTTCCCTCACAACAAGGGACCTCAAGTGTTTGAGGGAAAAGTGTTGCATTCACTTGATTACTGTAAGCTAGACAAGGAGGAATCTACCCAGCTTCTCAAAGGGAAGAAAGTTGTTGTGTTTGGGTATAAGAAATCCGCCATTGATCTTGCTGTTGAATGTGCAGAAGCTAACCAGG GAACTGATGGGCAAGCATGCACTATGGTGATAAGGACCCTGCACTGGACTGTTCCACACtactccgtttggggtttgccATTTTACTTGTTCTTTTCAACCAGGTCTTCCCAGTTCCTGTATGAACGACCCAAACAAGGCCTCGCTAGGACCCTTCTCTGCCATCTTCTCTCTCCTTTG AGATGGGGAGTTTCTAAGACTATTGAGTCGTACCTATCATGGAAGCTCCCACTAGACAAATACGGTTTGAGGCCAGACCACCCCTTTGTGGAAGACTACGCATCTTGCCAAATGGCAATCTTGCCGGAAAATTTCTTCCAGGAGGCTGAAAAGGGGAAAATCCAGTTCAAAAAAGCCTCCTCAAAGTGGTGGTTCTGGGAAGGCGGAGTCGAATTCGAAGACGGCACAAAGCTAGAAGCCGACGTCGTGATTCTCGCCACCGGTTTCGACGGCAAGAAAAAGCTCAAAACTATTCTCCCAGACCCCTTTCGCAGCCTCCTCGAATTCCCGGCCTCGGGACTCATGCCCTTATACAAGGGAACAATTAATCCCCTGATTCCCAACATGGCGTTCGTGGGGTTCATCGAGAGCGTCTCCAATCTCCACACGGCGGAGATTCGCTGCAAATGGCTGTCGCGCCTCGTGGACGGTCACTTCAAGCTCCCCAgggtggagaaaatggtggagcAAACACAGGAGGAAGTGGAAATCATGAAGAGAAGTACGAGATTTTACAAGAGGAGTTGCATTTCCACTTTTAGCATTAACCACAGCGATGAAATCTGCGAAGAAATGGGGTGGGAATCATGGCGGAAGAAGACGTGGTTGTCTGAAGCGTTTAGCCCATACAACAGCCAAGATTATACAGAGGAAAAGTGA